Part of the Arthrobacter gengyunqii genome is shown below.
TGGTTTTCGGACCCCTCCTACGGCATCCAGAAGGAGGAAGAAGGTCATCCGGGCCACGAAGAATACGGCGACCGCTGGGTGTTCCGTTTCGATCCGGCCAGCGGAGAGCTGACACCGGCCGTCATCGACGTTGAGGTGCCCAACGGCCTGGCCTTTTCACCCGATGAGTCCATCCTTTACGTCTCCGACACCTCGCTGGGCACCCCCGCCATGGACGACGGGCAGCGGCTGCACGGTCATGCCATCCACGCGTACGACGTCGTTCAGGGCCGGTTTGCGCGAAACGGCCGGGTATTTGCCGAGGTGGGTCCGGGTGTTCCGGACGGTTTCCGGGTGGATGTGCACGGCAACATCTGGTCCTCCTCGAAGGAGGGCGTGCAGGTCTTCTCCCCCGCCGGGGAGCGGATCCTGCAGATTGCGGTTCCGGAGACCGTGAGCAATGTCTGTTTTGGGGGCGACGACGGCCGCACCCTGTATATGACAGCGTCCACCAGCCTGTACCGGATCCGCACCACCGTGACCGATGCCGCTGCTGCGCTGCGGGGCCCCCAACCGTAGGGAGTGGACATATGCCCGCCGGCTCAGGCGGAGGCGGGCCGCCGTCAATTTGCTACCCTAGGTAGCCAAGACCGGATCCCGGTCTCCGGACGACGGTTCAGTACCCGGACAGCGACAAGACTGGCCAAAGGATTTAGTCATGGCATGGGTCATCCTTGTTCTCTCCGGCATGCTGGAGGCCGTCTGGGCCACGGCGCTGGGCAAATCGCAGAACTTCCGCAGGCTTTGGCCCACGGTAATATTCGCCGTCGGTATCATCCTGAGCATGGCTGGCCTGGCGGTCGCCATGCAGAGCATCCCGGTGGGCACCGCGTACGCGGTCTGGGTGGGGATCGGCGCGGTGCTGACCGCGGCCTATGCCATGGCCTTCGGCGGAGAAAAAGCCACCCTGCTCAAGGTCCTGCTGCTGCTGGGTGTGGTGGGATGCGTTATCGGCCTGAAGGTGGTGGGCTGACGATGCCGTGGATTGTCTTGCTCCTGAGCGCAGTGCTGGAAGCCGTTTGGGCAACCGCCCTGGATGCTTCGGCCGGTTTCACCATACTGATTCCCTCCCTCATCTTCCTGGTCGCCGGCGTGGCCTCCATGGTGGGCCTGGCGTACGCCATGAACTCCATTCCCATCTCCACGGCGTATGCCGTGTGGACCGGGGTGGGCGCCGTCCTGACCGTTGCGTACGCCATGGCTTTCGGCAACGAACAGCCTGGGCTGCTGAAAATCCTCTTCCTCGCCGGGATCATCGGCTGCGTGGTCGGCTTGAAGTTTGTGGAATCCGCGCCTCGGGACAAGGGTTCCGGCACGCCGGAAGGCTGAGGCGCCGCCGCGCCGCTGAGCACTGACCGGTTCCCGTGATACGGCGGGTCCCTGCGGCCGCACAATTTTGGCTCCGGCACTGTTCACGGGTCTTCGGCGGGATGATACTTCTCTGAGCGCCGGGAAATGCGTCATCACCGGTGCCCTGCGGTACCGGCAGCGATGATCGGAGCCCTCCCATGGCCACAGCGGAAAGCCCGTCTTCTTCCTCGTCCTCCTCCCTTTTCCGGCGCAAGCCCATCGACGAGGTGGAGGACGAAAAAAGCGGCAGCAAACTCTTCAAGAGCCTGGGTTTATGGCAACTTACTGCCATCGGTGTCGGCGGCATCATTGGCATCGGCATCTTCACCCTCGCCGGGCTGGTGGCCAACGGCGGACCTGATGCCGCCGGCGTCGGGCCCGCTGTGCTGATCTCCTTTCTGGTCGCCGGTCTGGCGAGCGCCGCGGCGGCGCTGTCCTATGCCGAGTTTGCCGGCATGGTGCCGCGCGCCGGTTCCGCTTACACCTACGGGTATGTGGCCCTGGGCGAGATTATCGGCTGGTTCATCGGCTGGGACCTGCTTCTGGAGTACACGGCGATTGTGGCTGTCGTCGCCATCGGCATTTCCGGCTATTTCACCGAATTCATGAGCGGGATCGGCATCGACATTCCAGCCTGGATGCAGGGCACCGGTGACACCGTTGAGGGCGGGGTCATCAATGTGCCGGCCCTGGTGGTCTGCCTGTTCATCACCTGGATTCTCAGCCGGGGCACCAAGACTTTCGGGCGGTTCGAACTGGTGGCGGTGGGACTGAAAGTGCTGCTGATTCTCTTCATTGTGGGTCTTGGCTTCTTCTTCGTGGACACCGCAAACTACACACCGTTCCTGCCCAACGGGTTCGGTGCTGTCTTCACCGGCGCCGCCACGGTGTTCTTCGCAGTGTTCGGCTACGACGCCATGAGCACCGCTGCGGAAGAAGCCACGGACGGGAAAAAGCACATGCCCAAGGCCATCCTGCTCTCCCTGGCCGTGGCCATGGTTCTGTACATCCTGGCAACGCTGGTACTGACCGGCATGCAGAACTACACCGACATCAGTCCGACCGCCGGGTTTGCTTCCGCGTTCCAATCGGTGGGGCTTCCGGTCATCGCCACTGTCATCTCGGCCTTCGCCGTGTTGTCCATCCTCACCGTCATGCTCACGTTCCTGTTGGGCGTCACCCGGGTGTGGTTCTCCATGAGCCGCGACGGCCTGCTTCCGGGTTGGTTCTCCGGCACCGACCGGCGCGGTACGCCGCAGCGGGTCACCTGGATTGCCGGGATTGCCTCGGCGCTGCTGGCCGGTGTCTTTCCGATCCGTGCCGTGGCGGACCTGACGAACATCGGCATTCTGGCGGCATTTGTGGTGGTCTGTGTGGCCGTCATTGTGCTGCGCCGCCGCCAGCCGGACGCTCCCCGGGAATTCCGGCTGCCGCTGATGCCGTGGATTCCGGCGTTCGGCGTGCTGTCCTCGGGGTTCCTCATGCTGCAGCTGCACTGGGAAACCTGGCTGCGCTTTGCCATCTGGCTCGTGATCGGCGTCGTCATCTACTGGTTCTACGGCCGCCGCCACTCGCTGTTGAATCCGAACAGCCCGCGCTTGGCCAAGCTCCCGCCGACCCCGGAAACCGCCTGACTCCTACGCTTTGGTTCCTCTCTCCGCCGCCGCCGGGGTGCGTGCGGAGGTCCTCCCGCGGAGGATCAGCCCCAGAACCACGCAGAGCAGATAGCCTGCAGCCACGAACAGCCAGCCGGCGAGGAATCCACCCGAATACTCCAGCAGCAGGCCCATGGCCAGCGGACCCGCTGCAAAACCGACGTACATGCCCAGCGAGACCACGCCGGAGGCCGCTCCCACCCGGGACGGATCCACCTCCCGCATCACTGCGGCCATAACCACCACATTCACCCCAAGCACCGTGGCGCCGTGGACAGCCACTCCGGCCCACAGGAGCAACGGCAGCCCGGTCTGCCCGGCCGCCAGCAAAAGCGCCGTACCGCCAATGGCTCCCACCGCCAAAATGACCAGCAGCGACGACACCGTGGTTCCGCCGGCCATCCGCCGGCCCCACAACACCCGGGAAGCCACCCCCACCACGCCGGCAACGGCGGCGGCCGCGCCGGCCATCAGCAGTGAGAAGTTGAGTTCGCGCTGAGCAAACATCGGCAGATAAACGTTGGTGGCCTGCATCCCGGCACCCGACAACAGGGCAAAGCCGGCCAAAAGCCAGACCGTGGGCGGGAAAGGGTCGCGCGTTCCGGGAGTTGCGCCCGTCGTCGGCAACGGCGGCGGTGCTGCGGGCAGCTTATTCCACGAATACACCAGGAGCACCGCCATGACGACGGCGGCTCCGGCCGCTGCGCCGCGCCAGCCCACCAGCAGCGCGGCTGCGGGGAAAAAGAGGCTGGAAAACAACTGACTGGCCTGCACCCCTGACTGCTTGATGCCCAGCCAGCCCGGACGCCGGGCAGGGTCCACCTGATGGGCAATCACCCGGTTGGTGGTGGGATTGGAAATCGCCTGGGCCGGTCCGGCAAGAGCCACGGCAATCAGCAGCCACAAATAGCTGCCGGACACTGCCATCAGCAAGAGGGCCAGAGCAGTGCCCCCGAAAATCAGCATGAGCTGCGCGCGGCCGGAAATCCTGTCGCTAAGCCGGCCAAGAGACACGGAGGACAATGCTGCACTGAGGAAACACACGGTGGCCAACAGCCCGAACTGCGCCTCGCTGATGCCCAGATCGCCAATGATGAGCGTGCTGGTGGCGCTGATGCCGTAATTCATGACGGGTCCGGCGCCCATGGCGCACACCAGCACAAATAAAAGTCCGGGGCCGGATTTATTGTTCACTTTCTGCCCTTCTCGCAGCGACACAGTACATTCTGGCTTACCTGTGAACAAGCGATGACGGATAGGGGCTATCATCTGCTTAGGACCTGTTTATCCGGGTCCGTTAGCTGGGGGAGTAGAAATGGGCGGGGAGTCTCAAACGGTGCCTTCTGTGCGGAAAAAATCCGCCATGCTTTTTCGTCGCGGACGAACAATGTTCGTGCTCGTCGCTGTCTTCTGGCTGTGGCTGCTGCTGGGCAGCGCAAACTTCATTGCCGGTCTCTTTGATACCCCCTTCTACGCGATGCTTGCCCTTTACGGGCTGGGCGTCGTGACCCTCATTTCCCTCGGGGTGGCCGGAATGGCCATTTTCTACATGGTGGTGAATAAGCCCGCCCGCGTGGAACAGCCCGCCGGCAGCTCCGCCCAACCCGGCATTTCCGCCCGCCCCGGCATTTCCGCCCGCCAGGGTATTTCGGAGCTGGCACCCGTTATCCGCATGGTCCCGCGTCGAGTTGCCGACCACAGTGCCGCACTGACCAACAAGGCCGCCGCCAAGTGGCGGGACCTGGCTTCCTAGCTTCCGGGCTTCCTCCCCTCCGGCGTTTCCGGCCGGTCCCCGGCCTGACCTGCTGACCAAGCCGCAGCCTGCCGCCCGCCAAAGTGTCAGTGCCGCACGGCAGGGTGGTGCCATGACAGTCACTCACGCCCCGTACCGCCGCGAGCCGTACGTCCGTTTTCGGACGCCGTCGTCGTTCATTGACGGCAAGGCTGCGGCCTGGACCCGTGTCTCGGTGCTCCTGCATTGGATTGACGACCTCGGGCGGGTCCACAACCGCTGGGTGCCGGCAGAAAACGTCCGCCGTGTGGCCCGTGATGATTCATCGTGGCAGGACCCCTACGACGACTGGTCCTT
Proteins encoded:
- a CDS encoding MFS transporter produces the protein MNNKSGPGLLFVLVCAMGAGPVMNYGISATSTLIIGDLGISEAQFGLLATVCFLSAALSSVSLGRLSDRISGRAQLMLIFGGTALALLLMAVSGSYLWLLIAVALAGPAQAISNPTTNRVIAHQVDPARRPGWLGIKQSGVQASQLFSSLFFPAAALLVGWRGAAAGAAVVMAVLLVYSWNKLPAAPPPLPTTGATPGTRDPFPPTVWLLAGFALLSGAGMQATNVYLPMFAQRELNFSLLMAGAAAAVAGVVGVASRVLWGRRMAGGTTVSSLLVILAVGAIGGTALLLAAGQTGLPLLLWAGVAVHGATVLGVNVVVMAAVMREVDPSRVGAASGVVSLGMYVGFAAGPLAMGLLLEYSGGFLAGWLFVAAGYLLCVVLGLILRGRTSARTPAAAERGTKA
- a CDS encoding DMT family transporter; this translates as MAWVILVLSGMLEAVWATALGKSQNFRRLWPTVIFAVGIILSMAGLAVAMQSIPVGTAYAVWVGIGAVLTAAYAMAFGGEKATLLKVLLLLGVVGCVIGLKVVG
- a CDS encoding SMP-30/gluconolactonase/LRE family protein, translating into MPTTPENLLAPDATVEKVATGAQWAEGPVWIPGRSAVRFSDIPGNRILEYREATGALEVYASDAEFANGRSLDRDGAVIQCSHGRRAIERDTGTAADAVPAVHTLVDSWNGRRLNSPNDVVVKSDGTIWFSDPSYGIQKEEEGHPGHEEYGDRWVFRFDPASGELTPAVIDVEVPNGLAFSPDESILYVSDTSLGTPAMDDGQRLHGHAIHAYDVVQGRFARNGRVFAEVGPGVPDGFRVDVHGNIWSSSKEGVQVFSPAGERILQIAVPETVSNVCFGGDDGRTLYMTASTSLYRIRTTVTDAAAALRGPQP
- a CDS encoding amino acid permease; translation: MATAESPSSSSSSSLFRRKPIDEVEDEKSGSKLFKSLGLWQLTAIGVGGIIGIGIFTLAGLVANGGPDAAGVGPAVLISFLVAGLASAAAALSYAEFAGMVPRAGSAYTYGYVALGEIIGWFIGWDLLLEYTAIVAVVAIGISGYFTEFMSGIGIDIPAWMQGTGDTVEGGVINVPALVVCLFITWILSRGTKTFGRFELVAVGLKVLLILFIVGLGFFFVDTANYTPFLPNGFGAVFTGAATVFFAVFGYDAMSTAAEEATDGKKHMPKAILLSLAVAMVLYILATLVLTGMQNYTDISPTAGFASAFQSVGLPVIATVISAFAVLSILTVMLTFLLGVTRVWFSMSRDGLLPGWFSGTDRRGTPQRVTWIAGIASALLAGVFPIRAVADLTNIGILAAFVVVCVAVIVLRRRQPDAPREFRLPLMPWIPAFGVLSSGFLMLQLHWETWLRFAIWLVIGVVIYWFYGRRHSLLNPNSPRLAKLPPTPETA
- a CDS encoding DMT family transporter translates to MPWIVLLLSAVLEAVWATALDASAGFTILIPSLIFLVAGVASMVGLAYAMNSIPISTAYAVWTGVGAVLTVAYAMAFGNEQPGLLKILFLAGIIGCVVGLKFVESAPRDKGSGTPEG